CGCAAATAATTAAAGTAAAACGGCCTTAAAATATTGGTATTACCCAATATTTTAAGGCCGTAAAAATTTAGAGTTATTTATTTTCCTAGCTGCTCGTTAAAGAAAGCTAATGTAAGATTCAGTGTTTTCTCCCAGTACCCCTCACCATGAATGGTGCCAGCAATCAGTTTAACACAACTTTCCACACCAACTGCGGCGAGTCCTTGTTGTAATTTTAAAACACCGCTGATCGGCACGAGTTCATGCAACGAATTAGCTAAAAATACAGGACCGCTGTTAGCTGTAATTCGTGTTAAGGGCGTAGCCGCTTTTAACAAATTTAAATCATTTCTAACGTAGTTTAAAATGAACCATTTATAGAATTGATCATTACTGCCATCTTGGTCGATTTCGCGACTTTCGTGTTCATCGAAGTGTTGTTCTTTATTCATAACTGCTTTCACTTCGGGGTGTTTTGTCACCCAATCATATAAATCAATAATCCCTGACCAAGAAGCAGCGGGAATTCCTTTTTGTAAGGCCAGTTCAACTGCCAAATTTCCACCGGCTGAAGCACCTAAAGCAAAAACTAGCTTATTTTTTAAGTCAGCATTGTTTTTAATCCAAGCATAGACATTGAAAATATCCGTTAAAGCGCTAGGATAAAGGTGAGCAGGTGCAAGGCGATAGTTTGGAGCAACTACAAAAAAGCCATTTTCCACAAACTTTTCAGCCAGAAAATTTTCTTTTTCCTTATCGCCACGAAACCAACCGCCCCCGTGGATCAAGAGTAAAACCGCTTTGGAATCACCAGTTGGAGCATAGGTATCCAACTTTAAATCATTCCCCATATCATAGACAATATCATTTACTACTTTCATTTTTATCGCTCCTAAATTAAATCATTGGCATCGTCAGGTTGAAGTTGCATGATTTCATCAATGGTGGTAAGTAAAGCTTTTTGTGCTTTGTCGTATTCTGCGATAGAAGTGAATTTTTCGTTGAAACCTTCTAAGCCACCACTGGCAAAAGCCATTTCATATTGATAGACTGCATCATATTGTGCTGTAAAAGTCTTTAAGAGCGCCATTTGATTTTCTGCTAATTGCAACGCTAATTGAATCACGCGAAAATCAGTATACGCTAATTCAAATTGAACGGCCCAAGCACGCATGAAAGGATGCTGATTTTTTATATGCAAAAAGTGATGTTCTACTGTCCAGGACAAATTTTTTAGCGAACCTTGAATATCTAACATGAAGATTACTCCTTTTTTACTATTCTAATTTTAAGAAAATTCCTTTGTCTTGCATGGCTTTCACAAATTTTGCTGCAGTATTGCTTCTATTCCAATCACGTTGTAATTCGCAAGCAAGTTGCGCAAAGGAGGTCATTTTAGCACCAGCTTGTTCAACACGATGAAGTGCCATTTCATGGGCGATTTTGCTTGTTCCACCAACTGCGTCTGCGACAGCATAGACTTCATAGCCTTCTTTTAAAGCATCCAAGGTTGGAAAAGTTAAGCAAGCCTCTGTCCACAATGCGGCAATAATAATTTTCTTTTTACCCGTTGCTTTAATGGCGTCATTAAATTCGCGATCTTCCCATGCGTTAATGGAGGTTCTGTCATAGCTTGGCAAATCAGCTACTAGTTCTTTTAATTGGGGAATAGTATCTTTGTTACGTCCGGTTGCTACGTTGACCGTTGAAACAATAGTAGGAACATTATAAGCCCGCATCAAAGCTGTTAAATTTACAATACTTTCAACTAATTCATGGCGATCCATTGAATTGATGGAGTTTACTTGTGTAGGCTGATAATCAATTAGTACAAAAACGCTGTTTTCCGGCGAAAGCAGTTCATCTTTTTCGGGATTTCTAGGTTCATAACTTGTCATAATAAAATTCCTCCTTAATGCTATTTAATAGAATGAAAATTTTTACCTCAAAACCAATATACTGCCGTTTTTTAAATAAGGGAAATAATCCGACTTTAAAATAGTAAGCGTTTAAATTTTCATTTGAATTATAAAAGTTTAAAAAAGATAGTAGCAGTCATTAGGGTAAATATGGATTGGAATAGCCTCAATTGTAAATACTCTACGTATAAAACAAATAAAAAAGATTTGACACAAAAGTCTCAAGACTAATCTGTCAAACCTTAAAAATTATTGGTCAAAGTAACCCATTGTAATAATTACTAAAAATTATTTGTATTGATGATAGGTATCCCGTGGTTTTTGATTGTAAGGATAAAATTTACGAATACTTTGACGATATTTTTTTTCGTCCCATAAGGCAAACCAGACTAAAAAAGGGGGAACAAAAATCAAAGCGGCTAGAGCAACACCATAATGACTAATGACAAAGCTGACGATTAAACCTAAAACGATTAAAGAAATATTGCGAATTGTATTCATCCTTTTCACCTCAATTAAAATATACGAACAAATGTTTGTATAATGATTATACGAAAGTACGTTCGGTTTGTAAAGTAAAAAAATAAATCCTCGAAAAATTCGAAGATTTATTATTCGTTCTAGAGTAAATCCCGATAAAGTCCAACTACCAAACCTAAAATTTTAACATTTGGCAAAATGATAGGCTCCATATAATCATTTTCTGGTTGGAGTCTAATATAGTCACGTTCTTTGAAAAACCTTTTACAAGTAGCTTCGTCTTCGTCAGTCATGGCAATCACAATATCACCATTACTTGCGGCAGCTTGTTTCCGAACAATAACTTGATCACCATCCAAAATGCCAGCATTAATCATACTTTCACCGCGGATCGTTAACATGAACAAAGAACCACTGTCGTTTAATAAATGAGGTGGAATGGGAAAGAAATCCGATGCTTCTTCTACTGCTAAAATTGGTTCACCGGCTGTTACAACCCCAAGCATCGGAATTGTCTCCGGCTGAGCGCCGATTTTTTCAAGACCCAATTCGGTTAATTCAATTGCCCGTGGTTTGGTAGGATCACGTAAAATTAAGCCTTTCTTTTCTAAACGGGAAAGATGACCGTGAACAGTTGATGTGGAAGACAAAGCGACTGCTTCACCAATTTCTCGCACAGTAGGAGGATAACCTTTTTGCGAGACGCGATCGTGAATAAATTTTAAAATTTCAATTTGGCGATTTTCTGTGCGTTTAGCCATACTGCACCTTCTTTCTTTAATAATTTTAGTTTAGCATAAAGTATAAAACAAATCAAACAGATGTTCGCTTTGAGTTTGTAGTTGTCACCAGGCTTTTTTTTAGCTAAGATAAGGAAAGATATGCGTCACTCAAAGAATTTAACGTTCATAATAAAAAGGGGATTTTAAAATGCTATCAGAAGAAAAATTAGCACGAATTAATGCGCTAGCAAAAAAGAAAAAAGAAGCTGGTCTAACTGATGCAGAAACACGGGAACAAAAAAATTTACGCGAAGAGTATCTAAAAGCTTTCCGCTCCGGTATGCGGCATCATATTGAAGGCATGAAGGTTGTTGATCCTAAAGGAAACGACGTAACGCCAGATAAAT
The DNA window shown above is from Enterococcus montenegrensis and carries:
- a CDS encoding alpha/beta hydrolase; this translates as MKVVNDIVYDMGNDLKLDTYAPTGDSKAVLLLIHGGGWFRGDKEKENFLAEKFVENGFFVVAPNYRLAPAHLYPSALTDIFNVYAWIKNNADLKNKLVFALGASAGGNLAVELALQKGIPAASWSGIIDLYDWVTKHPEVKAVMNKEQHFDEHESREIDQDGSNDQFYKWFILNYVRNDLNLLKAATPLTRITANSGPVFLANSLHELVPISGVLKLQQGLAAVGVESCVKLIAGTIHGEGYWEKTLNLTLAFFNEQLGK
- a CDS encoding hydrolase, which gives rise to MTSYEPRNPEKDELLSPENSVFVLIDYQPTQVNSINSMDRHELVESIVNLTALMRAYNVPTIVSTVNVATGRNKDTIPQLKELVADLPSYDRTSINAWEDREFNDAIKATGKKKIIIAALWTEACLTFPTLDALKEGYEVYAVADAVGGTSKIAHEMALHRVEQAGAKMTSFAQLACELQRDWNRSNTAAKFVKAMQDKGIFLKLE
- the lexA gene encoding transcriptional repressor LexA yields the protein MAKRTENRQIEILKFIHDRVSQKGYPPTVREIGEAVALSSTSTVHGHLSRLEKKGLILRDPTKPRAIELTELGLEKIGAQPETIPMLGVVTAGEPILAVEEASDFFPIPPHLLNDSGSLFMLTIRGESMINAGILDGDQVIVRKQAAASNGDIVIAMTDEDEATCKRFFKERDYIRLQPENDYMEPIILPNVKILGLVVGLYRDLL
- a CDS encoding DUF896 family protein, translating into MLSEEKLARINALAKKKKEAGLTDAETREQKNLREEYLKAFRSGMRHHIEGMKVVDPKGNDVTPDKLKQIQKEKGLHNRD